GCTCCGCGGCCAGCCGGGTGCCGATGCCGCGTCGCTGCCAGTCGTCGCGGACCAGCAGGGCGACCTCCGCGACCCGCCCCTCGCGCACCAGGTTGCCGACCGCCACGACCGCACCGTCCGGCCCCTGCACCAGCAGCGAACCGCCCAACGCGGGCGTCAGCAGGCGCAGCATGTGCTCGCCGTCCGGCGGGCTCGCGCCGCAGTAGCGGCGGTACCGCGCGGCCGACGAGCACCGGGCGTGGAACTCGGTGACCAGGTCCAGGTCCTCGCGGTCGGCCGCGCGCACGGTGAGCCGCGCCCCGTCGTTGCTGGTCAGCTCCCGCACCTCCGGGCGCAGCCGCCTGCGGCAGGCCGCGGCCAGACCCGCCATCGCCCGCGCCCGCGCGAACTCGGCCGGGGTGAACGCGGCACCGGTCCGCTCCAGCACCAGCGCGCCGCCGCCCGGCGCGGCCAGGCAGATCACACCGTCCGCCACGCCGTCGAGCCCGGCCTCGGGGTGCGGTTCCTCCTGCCAGCGCACCTCGATCTCGCCGAGCGTGCCGCGCAACGCCCGCTCCACGTCGCCACGCCCGTCGACCAGGTTCGCGGCCAGGTTCAGCGTCCGAGTCGGGACGTCGTCGAGCTCGCGGACCTCCGCGCGGCGGGCCGTGACGTCGCGTCCGCCCGCGGCTGCGACCGCCCGGACCAGATCGGCCTCCCCCACCGTCGCGGGCACGTGCACCAGCACGTCGTCCACCGCTCCGTCGGCGACCGGGTGCACGTGCAGGGTGCGGATGTCGCCGCCCAGTCCGGCGAGGCCCGAGGCCACGTCCGCGAGCCGTCCGGGGCTGTCGGACACGGAGGCGCGCAACCGCCACAACGCGCGCCCGCCGCTCACGAGCTCCGCATCCGGCCCCCGTTCGGCGACGGGCTCGGCCGCCGGGTGCCCGGCGCCGCGCGGCCGGGTCGAGCGCACCGCCGCACCCGCCACGAGCAGCGCGCCGAACGCGACGAGCGCCCAGGCCGCCGGGTCGGCGGAGCGCGGCCCGGCGCCGATCAGGTGCACGATCCCGGCGACCGCGCACAGCGCGGCGAGCTCGACCATTTCGCGCGTCCACGTTGCCCGGCCGCGCACGCCGGTGGGCTCCGCCGCGTTCCCGCCTCCAGCTGTCATGGCTCCACGGTGCGGGCCGGATGTTTCCCCGCGTCGACCTGCCATGACCTTCTCGTTAACGGTCCTTCCCCCGAACAGAACTGGCGGTAACCGCTGGCACCGATAAGATCACGCCATGGCGACTTCGGGTGAGCAGCAGGAGCGGCGGCACCGGGTGGCGGTGCTGCCGACCACCGGCACGGCCCCCTTCGAACTGGGCGTGATCTCCGCCGTGTTCGGCCACTACCTGCTCGACCTGATCCCGAGCCGGTACGAGCTGACGGTGTGCTCCGAAGACCCCGGGGCGGTGCCGCTGGACGGCGGTGCGGTGATGAGCACGCCGCACGGACTCGACGACCTCGCCGCCGCCGACACGGTGATCGTCACCAGTCGCGCCGATCCGCACGAGCACCCGTCGGCCGCGCTCGTGGAAGCGCTGCACTCGGCCCACCGGCGCGGTGCCCGGCTCGTGTCGACCTGCACCGGAGCGTTCGCCCTCGCCGCCGCCGGAATGCTGGACGGGCGCCGGGCCACCACGCACTGGCGCTACGCCGACCTGCTGCGCAGCCGCTTCCCGCTGGTCGAGGTCGATCCGGCACCGCTCTACATCGACGAGGAGGACGTGCTGACCGGCGCGGGCAGCGCGGCGAGCCTCGACCTGTGCCTGCACCTGGTGCGCAAGGACCTCGGCGCCGACCTCGCCAACACCGTCGCCCGCAGACTCGTCATCCCGCCGCACCGGGAAGGCGGTCAGGCGCAGTACGTCGAGTCGCCGGTGGCGGGATCACCGGAGAACGACGGGGTGGCGCGGAGCATGAGCTGGGCACTGGAACACCTGAAGGAACCGCTGACGGTGGAGCTGATGGCGGGCGCGGCGCACATGTCCGAACGCAGCTACCTGCGCCACTTCGCGCACACCACGGGAAGTTCACCGATGCGCTGGCTCACCTCGCAGCGCGTCCGCGCGAGCCTGCCGCTGCTGGAGAAGACCCGCGACTCGGTGGACGAGGTCGCCGGAACGGTGGGCTTCGAATCCGTGGTGACCTACCGGTACCACTTCAACAGGATCATGCGGACCTCTCCGTCGGCGTACCGCCGGATGTTCCACGCCCCGCAAACCGAACCCCCCGCCGAACCGCGTAGCGCCTGCACGGGCCCGAAATCCGGTCCGTCGTGATCCTGTCGGCGGCGCAGGCGAGCGGCCACCACCAGAGCAGACGAACCCCCCAGCGGGTTCTCAGCGTTCTTCTCGCCAGGACAGCAATCGTGTGTGGGGCCACCAAAATTGATCCCGCAGCGAGCAGAACGCTGAGGTTCCGGCACCCGACCACCTCGGAGAACGACCGAGGAAATCGTCAGCGGTCGCGGAGGAATGCGAAAAGGGCCGCCGCCAGTTCTGCGGGCGCGTCCTCCTGCACCAGGTGCCCGGCACCCGGGATCACCCGCAGCTGCGCTCCGGGGACGAGTCCGGCGAACTCGTGGCCCTTCTGCACCGGGATCCAGGTGTCCTCCGCGCCCCAGCACACCAGCGCGGGCAGGTCGAGTTCGCCGTAGGAGTGCTGCACCTCGTCGGTGTAGCGCTGATCCGCTTGGGCGATCTGGCGGTAGAAGGCGGGCTGGCCGGACTCCCCCAGCCACGGCTCGGTCAGCGCGTCGACCAGGGAGTCGTCGAGGCCGCGGTGGCTGGCGGACCTGATGTACTCGCGCACCAGCGCACGGTGCATGGCCGGGGGCAGCTGCTCGAAGACCTCGACGTGCTGCCCGATCAGCCGGAAGAACGGCGATCCCCACGGGGCGAGCGCGACCGGGTCGACGACGGCGATCCGCTCGTACCGCGCCCCGTGCAGCAGGTGCGCGCGCAGCGCGACGGCACCGCCGAAGTCGTGCGCGATCACGGCGGGGCGGTCCAGTTCCCAGTGCTGGAGCAGTTCCGCGAACACCCGTCCTTGCGCGGCCAGCGACACGTCCTGGCCGCCGTGCTTGTCCGACGCGCCGTAGCCCGGCATGTCCCAGACGTACACCCGGAAATGCGGCGCCAACGCACGGGCGACGCCCCGCCAGACGAAAGAGGAGAAGGGCGTGCCGTGCAAGAGCACGACCGGTTCCTTCTCCTCTCCGCCGAGGCGATCCCAGCGAACATCGCCGATGCTGCTGCGATGGACTCGACCGAGTTCCCACTCCTGCACGAAAGCTCCTCGTCAACTTCTCCGGATCGACGGTGCGATTCGGCCGGATAGCACGTGCCCCCTGCGGGAACGCGCATCGCCGATCATTCCGATGCCATACCGCGTGGGCGACGCACTCGATGAACCGCTGCCCGCACGAGATCGCACCAGGTGTTCCACCAGCGGCGGCGCCGCGCGCTGCCACCAGCATGCGGCGCGCCGGGCGCCGATTCGAGTGGCGGCAACGCCATTTACCGACAAGATCCGGCCAAGGTCGTGAGCCCCTGCCCCGGCGGGCGCGGACCGGGCGGACGCGCACAATCGGCGAAGGGCGGGCGGCCCCCGCTCCGACGATCAGCGACATGTTGGGACGCGAACGATGACAACCGTGGCCTTCCTCGGAACCGGCACGATGGGCGCGCCGATGGCGCGCAACCTGCTCGCGCGCGGCTTCGCGGTGCGCGCCTGGAACCGGACCCGGTCCCGCGCCGAAGAACTCGCCGCAGACGGCGCCACCATCGCCGACAGCCCGGCCGACGCGGCGCGCGGCGCGGACGTGCTCGTCACGATGCTGCTCGACGCGGAATCGACCGCCGCAGCAGGACGCGCCGCCGCCCCCGAACTGCCCGCAGGCGCCCCGTGGCTGCAGATGGCGACGATCGGGCTCGCGGGCATCACCGAGATCGCCGAGATCGCGGGCGAGCTGACCCTCGTGGACGCGCCCGTGCTCGGCACCCGCGGCCCCGCCGTGCAAGGCACGCTGACCGTGCTCGCCGCCGGACCGGAACAGATCCGCGACCAGGCGGCAGAAGTGTTCGACGCCGTCGGCGCCCGCACCCTGTGGCTCGGCTCCGACGCGGCGCACGGCGACGGGACCCGGCTCAAGCTCGCCGCGAACAACTGGGTGCTGTCGTTGACCAACGCCGTCGGCGAATCGATCGCGCTCGCCGAAACCCTCGGCGTGCGGCCACAACTGTTCCTCGACGCCATCTCCGGCGGCGCCGTCGACTCCCCGTACGCCCACATCAAAGGCGGCGCCATCGTGTCCGGGGACTACACCCCCTCGTTCACCGTGAGCGGCGCGCACAAGGACGCCAGCCTCATCGCCGAAGCAGCCGGTGAGCTGCGGCTCGACGTGGCCGAAGCCGTGCGCGAACGCTTCCGTCGAGCAGCAGAAGCAGGCCACGCCAACGAAGACATGGCGGCGGCTTACTTCGCTTCTTTCGCTGGGGAATCGGGGTGATTTGCTTGGGTGGTCGGGTGGCGGAACCTCAGGTGTCTTCTCGCTGCGGGATCTTTTTCCCAAGTGGCTCCGCCACGAGGGAAAAAGCCGTCCTCGCGAGAAGACACCTGAGAACCCGCCGGTGGTCGGCTTCTCGACGTGGGCTATTCGCTGCGCGAATACAGGCACGGCCTACGGCCGCCAGGCAGGCTTGCTCCGCAGCCCAAGGCACGGCTTCGCCGCAAAGGCACGGCTTCGCCGCGAGGCACGGGCTTCGGCCGTCTGAAGGTCGGCTTCGGCTTGAGCAGGTTTGCTTCGCCGGGTCTGGGTCGGGTTCGCCGTGGCCGCGGCGGGTCCTGGTGCGGCGACGCTCGGGGTGGAGCGTCGCCGCACTGGGGTCAGCGGGTGCTGTAGTGGTGGAACTGGGCTGCGCAGCGGGACAGCTCCTCGTCGTCGAGCAGGCTCGGTTCGCCTGCCCGGCGGGCCGTGAGCCACAGCTCGCAGAGCCATTCCAGCTGCCGGGCGCGGTTGTACGCCGCGGCCGGCGTCGAACCGACCGCGACCGTGCCGTGGTTGCGCAGAACGCAGGCACCCCGGCCCTCCAACGCGACCGACATGTTGCGAGCCAGCTGATCGGTGCCGAAGGTCGCGTACTCCGCGACCCGCACCACACCGCCCATCTCCGCCAGCTGGTAGTGCACCGCGGGAACGTCGTCGCGCAGCAACGACAACGCCGTGGCGTGCAACGAATGCGTGTGCACCACCGCCTGCACACCGTGCTCGACGTACGCCGTCAAGTGCATCGGCAGCTCCGAGGTCGGGGGCAGGTCGCCCTCGACCACGGTGCCGTCGAGCCGGACCACCGCGATGTCACCGACGGTCAGGCCGTCGTAGTCCACTCCGGACGGTGTCACCGCGACCAGCTCGCCGCTGCGCACCGACACGTTGCCGGAGGTGCCCACCACCAGATCGTCGGTGATCATCTTCTGGGCGATGCGGATGACCTCCGCGCGCTCCTCGACCAGCGACGGGCTCAACACGCCCCGCCGGTGGAGCCGCCCTCGTACTCGCCGATGGCCGCGACCTTCTGCGCCGACGCCGAGTTCTCGTCGAAGCGCAGGTCCAGCCACTCCGCCGCGAGCAGCCGCGCGAGCTCCAGGCCCACCACGCGCTGCCCGAAGCACAGCACCTGGGCGTTGTTGCTCAGCACGGAGCGCTGCACCGAGTAGCTGTCGTGCGCGGTCACCGCGCGCACCCCCGGCACCTTGTTCGCGCTGATCGCCACGCCGAGCCCGGTACCGCACACCAGCAGCGCCCGGTCCGCCTCGCCCGCGGCGACCTTGCGCGCGGCGTTGACGGCGACGTGCGGGTAGTCGGTGTGCTCGTCGGAACCGACGCCCACGTCGACCACCGAGGCCACCCGGGGGTCCTTCGCCAAATCAGCCTTGAGCACGTCCTTGTAGTCCAGCCCCGCGTCATCGGAGCCGACGACGACGCGCCAGCCGGCCTGCTCGTCCGCCATGATCGTCACTTCACCTCAGTCGTGTCGAGTTCCGGGTTCCGTCCACCGAGGACTTCCGCTGCTCGGTTCAGCGCCATCGCCAGCGACGTCGCCCCCGGGTCGGGAGTGCCGACGCTGCGTTCCGCCAGCGGCCGCGCCCGCCCGGTGCGCGGGGTGAGCTCGGCCGTGCGCTCCGCGGCGGCGGTCGCCTCCCGCGCCGCCCGCCGGATCGCCTCGCCCGTTCCGGCTCCGTCCCCGACCGCCGCGGCCAGCTCGTCGACGAACGGGATCAGCGCGTCCACCAGCGTTTTGTCGCCGGGTTCGGCGCGGCCGAGCCGCTGCACGGCTTCCAGCGCGGCTCGCGACCCGGCGAGCAGGTCGGCGGCCGTGACCTCCCGGTCGTCGGGCAGCAGGTCGCCGAACGAGCGCAGCCCCGCTCCCCACAACGCGCCCGAGGTGCCGCCCGCCTTCGCCGCCCACTCGTCACCGGCGGCCATCAGCACGGCGGCGGGACCGGCGCCCGCTGCGGCGGCGGGTTCCGCGGCCTCCAGCGCGGCACCGCTGCCGCGCGACATGCCCCGGCCGTGGTCACCGTCGCCGGCCACCGCGTCCAGCCTGCCGAGCTCGTCCTCGGACTCGTGCAGCAGCTCGCTGAGCGACCGCAGTCCCGCGACCACGAGCCGCGCGGTGTCCTGCCCGACCTGCGGGGCGACCGCGGTCGCCGCCGCGACCACCTCGGCGGCCTCCTCCACCACCTCGTCGTCCACATCGGACTCGACGATGCTCCCCTTGCGGTAGGCGGGGGAATCGGCGGGCGCGCTCCACAGCCGCTCCAGCTCCGGGTCCAGCCAGGTCAGCGTCAGCGAGCAGCCGGCCATGTCGAGGCTGGTGACCAGTTCCCCGACCTCCGGCTGCACCACCTCGACACCGGCCTCGGCCAGCAGCCGGGACGCGGTCTTCCACACCACGAACAGTTCCTCGTACTTCGTGGCGCCCAGCCCGTTGAGGATCGCCGCCACCCGACGCGTTCCCGTCCCCTCGGGTGCTTCGGCGAGCACCCCGTCGACGAGCGTGCGGGCGAGTTCCGCCGCGCTCGGCATGTCCACTTCGGACACACCGGGTTCGCCGTGGATGCCCAGTCCCAGGCCCATCCGGCCGTCCGGAACCTCGAACAGCGGCTGCGGGCTGCCCGGCAACGTGCAGCCGTCGAAGGCCACGCCCAGGCTGCGGGTGCGGTCGTTGGCGTGCTCGGCGACCCGCACCACCTCGTCGAACGAGTAGCCCTCCTCCGCGGCGGCGGAGGCGACCTTGAACACCACGAAATCGCCCACCACGCCACGGCGCTTGCCGATGTCCTGCGCCGACGCGCTCGCCACGTCGTCGGTGACGACCACGTTGTGCGCGGCGACCCCCTCCCGGCGCAGCCGCTCCACCGCCAGCCCGAAGTTCATGTTGTCCCCGGCGTAGTTGCCGAACGAGAACACCACGCCCGCACCGGTGTCGGCGGCCTTCGCCACCGAATAGGCGTCCTCCGCCGACGGGGACGTGAAGATGTTGCCGATCACCGCGCCGTCGGCGAAACCAGGACCGACCACCCCGCAGAACGCCGGGTAGTGCCCGGATCCGCCGCCGGTGACCACGGCGACCTTGCCGCGGCGCGCGCGCCGCGCCCGCACCACGCCGCCGCGCACCTCGCGCACGTAACCGGGGTTGGCGGCCACGAAACCGGCCACCATGTCCTCGGTGAACGTCGCCGGATCGTCGTACAGACGAGTCATCCGGATACTCCTCCCCCCGACCGCCACACCGGCCGGGCCCGATCGATCGATTCCAGGTATGCGCGATATCCGCGCTCGTAGAACTCCACCGCCGCCGCGTCCGGCTGCACCGTGTGCCGGGCGTTCGACCACAGCTCGCGATCCACCGGCTCACCCAGCGAATCCCACGCGGTCATCGCCGCCCCGCGCGCGCCGACGCCTTCCTCATGCGGCACGTGCAGCGGCCGTCCCAGCACGCTGGCGAAGATCCGGCTCCACGCCGCCGACCGCGCGCCGCCTCCGCAGGCGGCGACCTCTCCCGTCAATCCGGCGGACTCCAGGTTGTGCCGCGCCGCGTACGCGACCGCCTCGCACAACGCCCGCACCAGGTCCGCCGGGGTCGTCTCCAACGACAACCCGGTGAACTGGCCGCGGGCGTGCGGCTCGACGAACGGGGCTCGTTCACCGGAGGAGGACAGGAACGACAACGCCGAGACCCCGTTGGCCCCGGCCGGGCTCGCCGCCAGCAGCGCCTCCAGGTCCTGCACGCCCGCGCCGACCATCCGCAGCACCCAATCCAGGTTCGCGGTGCCGACCATCGCCGGCATCACCCGCAGGTACCGGTCCGGATCCGGGGTGGCCAGCCACATGCCCGCGGCGTCGGCGTCCGGATCGATGGTGACCTCGTCGCGCAGCACCTGGCAGCCCAGCGTCGTACCTATCACCAGAGCGGCGTCTCCGTCGGCGCGCACCCCGGAACCGAACGCGCACGCAGGCAGGTCGAAGGGACCCGCCGATACGGGCAGGCCCGGAGACAATCCGAGTTCGGCGGCGCTGCGCGAGTCCAGCGCGAACAGCTTGCCCGGCGGCGCCGGTTCCGCCAGCAGCGCGCGGAATCCGCTGAGCCCGCAGGCTTCGAGCACCGCCGCGTTGTAGGCGCGGGTGGGCACGTCGAGGAACGGCAGCGACGCGTCGGAGGCGT
This window of the Saccharopolyspora gloriosae genome carries:
- a CDS encoding class II aldolase/adducin family protein produces the protein MSPSLVEERAEVIRIAQKMITDDLVVGTSGNVSVRSGELVAVTPSGVDYDGLTVGDIAVVRLDGTVVEGDLPPTSELPMHLTAYVEHGVQAVVHTHSLHATALSLLRDDVPAVHYQLAEMGGVVRVAEYATFGTDQLARNMSVALEGRGACVLRNHGTVAVGSTPAAAYNRARQLEWLCELWLTARRAGEPSLLDDEELSRCAAQFHHYSTR
- a CDS encoding alpha/beta fold hydrolase, giving the protein MQEWELGRVHRSSIGDVRWDRLGGEEKEPVVLLHGTPFSSFVWRGVARALAPHFRVYVWDMPGYGASDKHGGQDVSLAAQGRVFAELLQHWELDRPAVIAHDFGGAVALRAHLLHGARYERIAVVDPVALAPWGSPFFRLIGQHVEVFEQLPPAMHRALVREYIRSASHRGLDDSLVDALTEPWLGESGQPAFYRQIAQADQRYTDEVQHSYGELDLPALVCWGAEDTWIPVQKGHEFAGLVPGAQLRVIPGAGHLVQEDAPAELAAALFAFLRDR
- a CDS encoding FGGY-family carbohydrate kinase; the protein is MIIGVDVGTSVTKASLLGRDGSARVTHSVRSTLHRSAGGRVEQDLDEVVASVISVVRSVAAEADSPVQALAITGQGDGLWLRDAAGAQVGPGLSWLDARSAPVLERWESEGVLRRVYGLTGSGMFPGSAAPLLAHVAEHEPQRLERAEVAGYCVDAIVQRLTGEVTVDASDASLPFLDVPTRAYNAAVLEACGLSGFRALLAEPAPPGKLFALDSRSAAELGLSPGLPVSAGPFDLPACAFGSGVRADGDAALVIGTTLGCQVLRDEVTIDPDADAAGMWLATPDPDRYLRVMPAMVGTANLDWVLRMVGAGVQDLEALLAASPAGANGVSALSFLSSSGERAPFVEPHARGQFTGLSLETTPADLVRALCEAVAYAARHNLESAGLTGEVAACGGGARSAAWSRIFASVLGRPLHVPHEEGVGARGAAMTAWDSLGEPVDRELWSNARHTVQPDAAAVEFYERGYRAYLESIDRARPVWRSGGGVSG
- a CDS encoding dihydroxyacetone kinase family protein; the encoded protein is MTRLYDDPATFTEDMVAGFVAANPGYVREVRGGVVRARRARRGKVAVVTGGGSGHYPAFCGVVGPGFADGAVIGNIFTSPSAEDAYSVAKAADTGAGVVFSFGNYAGDNMNFGLAVERLRREGVAAHNVVVTDDVASASAQDIGKRRGVVGDFVVFKVASAAAEEGYSFDEVVRVAEHANDRTRSLGVAFDGCTLPGSPQPLFEVPDGRMGLGLGIHGEPGVSEVDMPSAAELARTLVDGVLAEAPEGTGTRRVAAILNGLGATKYEELFVVWKTASRLLAEAGVEVVQPEVGELVTSLDMAGCSLTLTWLDPELERLWSAPADSPAYRKGSIVESDVDDEVVEEAAEVVAAATAVAPQVGQDTARLVVAGLRSLSELLHESEDELGRLDAVAGDGDHGRGMSRGSGAALEAAEPAAAAGAGPAAVLMAAGDEWAAKAGGTSGALWGAGLRSFGDLLPDDREVTAADLLAGSRAALEAVQRLGRAEPGDKTLVDALIPFVDELAAAVGDGAGTGEAIRRAAREATAAAERTAELTPRTGRARPLAERSVGTPDPGATSLAMALNRAAEVLGGRNPELDTTEVK
- a CDS encoding GlxA family transcriptional regulator codes for the protein MATSGEQQERRHRVAVLPTTGTAPFELGVISAVFGHYLLDLIPSRYELTVCSEDPGAVPLDGGAVMSTPHGLDDLAAADTVIVTSRADPHEHPSAALVEALHSAHRRGARLVSTCTGAFALAAAGMLDGRRATTHWRYADLLRSRFPLVEVDPAPLYIDEEDVLTGAGSAASLDLCLHLVRKDLGADLANTVARRLVIPPHREGGQAQYVESPVAGSPENDGVARSMSWALEHLKEPLTVELMAGAAHMSERSYLRHFAHTTGSSPMRWLTSQRVRASLPLLEKTRDSVDEVAGTVGFESVVTYRYHFNRIMRTSPSAYRRMFHAPQTEPPAEPRSACTGPKSGPS
- a CDS encoding ribose-5-phosphate isomerase; the encoded protein is MADEQAGWRVVVGSDDAGLDYKDVLKADLAKDPRVASVVDVGVGSDEHTDYPHVAVNAARKVAAGEADRALLVCGTGLGVAISANKVPGVRAVTAHDSYSVQRSVLSNNAQVLCFGQRVVGLELARLLAAEWLDLRFDENSASAQKVAAIGEYEGGSTGGAC
- a CDS encoding GNAT family N-acetyltransferase, yielding MTAGGGNAAEPTGVRGRATWTREMVELAALCAVAGIVHLIGAGPRSADPAAWALVAFGALLVAGAAVRSTRPRGAGHPAAEPVAERGPDAELVSGGRALWRLRASVSDSPGRLADVASGLAGLGGDIRTLHVHPVADGAVDDVLVHVPATVGEADLVRAVAAAGGRDVTARRAEVRELDDVPTRTLNLAANLVDGRGDVERALRGTLGEIEVRWQEEPHPEAGLDGVADGVICLAAPGGGALVLERTGAAFTPAEFARARAMAGLAAACRRRLRPEVRELTSNDGARLTVRAADREDLDLVTEFHARCSSAARYRRYCGASPPDGEHMLRLLTPALGGSLLVQGPDGAVVAVGNLVREGRVAEVALLVRDDWQRRGIGTRLAAELVEQARAAGLDTVQAHTHVDDTAIARTLRAAGLKLVGVPEPGEWSWSRSLTGAR